The Schistocerca gregaria isolate iqSchGreg1 chromosome 4, iqSchGreg1.2, whole genome shotgun sequence genome contains a region encoding:
- the LOC126267179 gene encoding tubulin alpha-1 chain, whose protein sequence is MRECISIHVGQAGVQIGNACWELYCLEHGIQPDGQMPSDKTIGGGDDSFNTFFSETGAGKHVPRAVFVDLEPTVVDEVRTGTYRQLFHPEQLITGKEDAANNYARGHYTIGKEIVDLVLDRIRKLADQCTGLQGFLIFHSFGGGTGSGFTSLLMERLSVDYGKKSKLEFAIYPAPQVSTAVVEPYNSILTTHTTLEHSDCAFMVDNEAIYDICRRNLDIERPTYTNLNRLIGQIVSSITASLRFDGALNVDLTEFQTNLVPYPRIHFPLVTYAPVISAEKAYHEQLSVAEITNACFEPANQMVKCDPRHGKYMACCMLYRGDVVPKDVNAAIATIKTKRTIQFVDWCPTGFKVGINYQPPTVVPGGDLAKVQRAVCMLSNTTAIAEAWARLDHKFDLMYAKRAFVHWYVGEGMEEGEFSEAREDLAALEKDYEEVGMDSVEGEGEGAEEY, encoded by the exons ATG CGTGAATGCATCTCTATTCATGTTGGCCAAGCCGGCGTACAGATCGGGAACGCGTGCTGGGAATTGTACTGCCTGGAACATGGAATTCAGCCTGATGGGCAGATGCCCTCAGACAAAACAATTGGCGGAGGAGACGATAGTTTCAACACATTCTTTAGCGAAACGGGCGCAGGAAAACATGTACCTAGGGCAGTTTTCGTAGACCTGGAACCCACCGTTGTGG ATGAGGTACGCACTGGCACCTATCGGCAGCTGTTTCACCCTGAGCAGCTCATCACTGGCAAGGAGGATGCTGCAAACAATTATGCACGTGGTCACTATACAATTGGAAAAGAGATTGTGGACTTGGTGTTGGATCGCATCAGGAAGTTAGCGGATCAGTGTACTGGGTTGCAAGGGTTCCTTATTTTCCACTCTTTCGGCGGTGGCACTGGATCTGGCTTCACATCATTGCTTATGGAACGATTATCGGTAGACTATGGCAAGAAGAGCAAACTGGAATTTGCAATCTATCCAGCACCCCAAGTTTCTACTGCTGTTGTAGAACCATATAATTCCATCCTTACAACTCACACTACCCTCGAACATTCAGATTGTGCTTTCATGGTTGACAATGAGGCCATCTATGACATCTGTCGCCGAAACCTGGACATTGAACGCCCTACATACACAAATCTTAACAGATTAATTGGTCAGATTGTCTCCTCAATCACAGCATCTTTGCGTTTTGATGGTGCACTCAATGTTGACCTGACTGAGTTCCAAACTAACCTTGTGCCCTACCCCCGTATCCATTTTCCACTTGTCACGTATGCTCCTGTCATATCGGCAGAAAAGGCATACCATGAACAACTATCAGTTGCAGAGATTACAAATGCTTGCTTTGAGCCAGCCAATCAGATGGTAAAATGTGACCCAAGGCATGGAAAGTACATGGCTTGCTGCATGCTTTACAGAGGTGATGTCGTTCCTAAGGATGTCAATGCTGCCATTGCTACCATTAAGACGAAGCGAACAATTCAGTTTGTTGATTGGTGTCCCACAGGTTTCAAG GTCGGAATAAATTACCAGCCTCCTACTGTTGTTCCTGGAGGCGATTTAGCAAAGGTTCAGAGAGCTGTGTGCATGTTATCAAACACAACTGCTATTGCTGAAGCTTGGGCCCGACTTGATCACAAGTTCGATCTCATGTATGCCAAACGTGCATTTGTCCATTGGTATGTTGGTGAGGGTATGGAAGAAGGGGAGTTCTCGGAGGCCAGAGAAGATTTGGCTGCCCTTGAAAAAGATTACGAGGAGGTGGGAATGGATTCAGTTGAAGGAGAAGGTGAAGGTGCTGAGGAGTACTGA